In Chryseobacterium gleum, a single genomic region encodes these proteins:
- a CDS encoding TetR family transcriptional regulator C-terminal domain-containing protein encodes MQEKSNNTKEKIVELYGDYLLKYGEKPKNIYLFAKENDFEEKEFYHYFAGFEQIEKEILNHLFIKSWQLSSEINFSDQLATKEKLLNVYYIFFENLTMNRSLVLLILGTDKFQKIKVLNSLRETHKEFISTLNFDKWEIIEKAKQDIQKLSEKTRYEALWLHLISSIEFWIKDTSPDFEKTDIFIEKTIDTGFTLMDNEPLKKVFDLGKFLWKEKFTIS; translated from the coding sequence ATGCAAGAAAAATCCAATAACACAAAGGAAAAAATAGTTGAACTATACGGTGACTATCTTTTGAAATATGGAGAAAAACCGAAAAACATTTATCTGTTCGCTAAGGAAAATGATTTTGAAGAAAAAGAATTTTATCACTACTTCGCGGGGTTTGAACAAATTGAAAAAGAAATACTGAATCATCTTTTCATAAAATCATGGCAACTTTCTTCTGAAATCAATTTTTCAGACCAGTTGGCAACCAAAGAAAAGCTTCTGAATGTCTATTATATTTTCTTTGAAAACCTTACCATGAACCGATCATTGGTATTATTGATTTTAGGAACTGATAAATTTCAAAAAATTAAGGTGCTTAATAGCCTGCGTGAAACGCATAAGGAATTCATCAGTACTCTGAATTTTGATAAGTGGGAAATCATTGAGAAAGCGAAACAAGATATTCAAAAACTCAGCGAAAAAACGAGATATGAAGCTCTTTGGCTTCATTTAATTTCCTCTATTGAGTTCTGGATAAAAGACACTTCCCCTGATTTTGAAAAGACAGATATTTTCATCGAAAAGACTATCGATACGGGTTTCACACTTATGGATAATGAACCGTTAAAGAAGGTATTTGATCTTGGCAAATTCCTTTGGAAAGAAAAATTTACCATAAGCTGA
- a CDS encoding MaoC family dehydratase, protein MVIINSFEEYKAFEGKLIGVSDWHTIDQEQINKFADATLDHQWIHIDQEKAKKDCPFKSTIAHGYLTLSLIPYLWKQIADVRNVKMEINYGIENFRFGQPVLVNNHVQLQAYAKSICNLRGTVKVIVEAKLIIEGETKPAYVGDVLFLYHFNNSD, encoded by the coding sequence ATGGTCATTATCAATAGTTTTGAAGAATATAAGGCATTTGAAGGTAAGTTAATCGGTGTATCAGACTGGCATACCATTGATCAGGAGCAGATTAATAAATTTGCTGATGCAACATTGGACCATCAATGGATTCATATCGATCAGGAGAAAGCAAAAAAAGACTGTCCCTTTAAGTCAACAATTGCCCATGGCTATCTGACTCTGTCACTTATACCCTATTTATGGAAGCAGATAGCGGATGTTAGAAATGTAAAAATGGAAATTAATTATGGCATCGAAAATTTCAGATTTGGGCAACCTGTCCTTGTAAACAACCATGTACAACTGCAAGCCTATGCAAAATCTATCTGTAACCTGAGGGGAACTGTAAAAGTGATTGTTGAGGCAAAATTAATTATTGAAGGTGAAACAAAACCTGCCTATGTGGGCGATGTTTTATTTCTTTATCATTTTAATAATTCTGATTAA
- a CDS encoding NUDIX hydrolase, with the protein MNSRQQLLERSTEAYQLYLPHISIDTVIFGFSENELKVLAIKMKFNKQWFLPGGYLKKEENIDDAAVRILSERAGVTDIFLEEFSVFGKNGRSEEVFSDYDDNLWHKQRFISIGYYALVNYHDVSPKADELSEEFEWLDVNNLDHYQITMDHKQIILKALLTLRERITYKPIGYNLLPEKFTMTELQRLYETILGRSLNRGNFYRKIKNLGILTKLDEQRKGGAHKAQDLYSFNQENYVKALENGVNSW; encoded by the coding sequence ATGAACTCTCGTCAACAGCTTTTAGAAAGATCAACAGAAGCCTATCAGTTATACCTTCCTCATATTTCTATCGATACTGTCATCTTCGGATTCAGTGAAAACGAACTTAAAGTGCTGGCTATAAAGATGAAGTTTAACAAACAATGGTTTCTGCCAGGCGGCTACCTGAAGAAAGAAGAAAATATTGATGATGCAGCGGTAAGAATTTTAAGCGAGCGCGCCGGTGTTACGGATATATTTCTGGAAGAGTTTTCCGTTTTTGGAAAGAATGGCCGAAGTGAGGAAGTTTTCAGTGATTATGATGACAACTTGTGGCATAAGCAAAGGTTTATTTCAATTGGTTATTATGCATTGGTAAACTATCATGACGTTTCTCCAAAAGCAGATGAACTGAGTGAAGAATTTGAATGGCTCGACGTTAATAACCTCGATCATTATCAGATTACTATGGACCACAAACAGATTATTTTAAAAGCTCTGCTGACACTCAGGGAACGAATAACCTACAAGCCAATCGGCTACAATTTACTGCCGGAGAAATTTACCATGACAGAATTGCAGCGATTGTATGAAACGATTTTAGGAAGAAGTCTGAACAGGGGTAATTTCTACAGAAAAATAAAGAACCTGGGAATTTTAACCAAGCTTGATGAGCAACGAAAAGGAGGTGCCCATAAAGCACAGGATCTCTATTCCTTTAATCAGGAAAATTATGTAAAGGCACTGGAAAATGGAGTAAACAGCTGGTAA
- a CDS encoding TonB-dependent receptor — MKNSKLRISTLLLMFSCGAVFGQQADSLALKKKTITSSKEDNNRNVMLNAANNTSPRDVNIGLPSTVGGITILENDLPVVYFFWPELPNKTWRQSVGLERTGLLKMDQLANTTGDLGFAVNSYSQTGTKDLKIKGKFTTSNFGWLQGDVNVSGPISKNGWTYTAGAFANYDPSTYKLGFARNADETKIFRAGVTKYFNDNKGQITALYKYADSYSITNYAVFQYGENGKVTELDNFKIGRDSYVVRDGQMKVKDILTGNYYWASMSGDDNRSKSHNIDIFGNYLLNNGWNFKFSTRAHFSKVKMSNMIPLSIFNADSSAGYTLASNGQAYSGQVGTTLGMYTPETPITSIAGRFSLNKQVGNHNLTFGALEQYYHVNKYTSNRTFFFQTVEPQPQRLIGPNTDSDGFYNYNAGGEYHSGTENKFSLYGIDEWKVTDNFNLSYGLHLRNHIIDGEYSLTPRTIGFSFTDPGQFNHISQSFFQIAGSLNATYNITKNFGVLANFLYTEENRRLESYSQAFEPNTNKIKSPLGAFGVFWNTNWIQLISQATYLKKNNNLNRYNLVNPANSSQAQTTTVYYDIQTLGWTTDFVLKPFKGFNLHYLVTFQNPVYKKFNFNAFGKDYDYNDNNVLGVAKVLMEIDPSYSIDKWRFWASFRYFSKQYANLTNALYFAPRWETFGGVSYTVNKNINIGATVINFLNQRGASGTINGAELITDASPYYGKLLTGTYIMPLTGQLSVNFNF, encoded by the coding sequence ATGAAAAACTCAAAACTCCGAATTTCCACTTTACTGCTTATGTTTTCTTGTGGAGCAGTATTTGGACAGCAAGCCGACAGCTTAGCTTTAAAGAAAAAAACGATCACTTCCTCCAAAGAAGACAACAACAGAAATGTGATGCTTAATGCTGCCAATAATACCAGCCCCCGCGATGTCAATATTGGTCTTCCTTCTACAGTAGGAGGAATAACAATTCTCGAAAATGATCTGCCAGTTGTTTATTTTTTCTGGCCCGAACTGCCCAATAAAACATGGAGGCAAAGTGTTGGACTGGAAAGAACGGGACTTTTAAAAATGGACCAGTTGGCCAATACGACAGGAGATCTTGGTTTTGCCGTCAATTCATATTCGCAGACAGGAACTAAAGATCTTAAGATCAAAGGCAAATTTACCACCAGTAATTTTGGCTGGTTACAGGGTGATGTCAATGTCTCAGGTCCTATTTCTAAAAATGGCTGGACGTATACCGCAGGAGCTTTTGCCAACTATGATCCAAGTACCTATAAATTAGGATTTGCAAGAAATGCTGATGAAACAAAAATTTTCAGAGCAGGGGTAACCAAGTATTTTAACGACAATAAAGGACAGATTACCGCACTTTACAAATATGCAGATTCGTATAGCATAACCAATTATGCTGTTTTCCAATACGGGGAAAACGGAAAAGTAACAGAGCTAGATAATTTCAAAATTGGAAGAGATTCTTATGTAGTAAGAGACGGACAGATGAAGGTCAAAGATATTCTTACAGGAAATTATTATTGGGCATCTATGAGTGGAGATGATAACAGGTCTAAATCTCATAACATTGATATTTTTGGTAATTATCTTTTGAACAACGGATGGAATTTCAAATTCTCAACAAGAGCGCATTTTTCAAAAGTGAAAATGTCCAATATGATTCCTTTAAGTATTTTCAATGCAGATTCTTCAGCAGGATATACTTTGGCTTCCAACGGCCAGGCTTATTCAGGGCAGGTAGGAACTACTTTAGGAATGTATACGCCGGAAACCCCGATTACCAGCATTGCAGGACGTTTTTCTCTGAACAAGCAGGTAGGAAATCATAATTTGACATTTGGAGCGTTGGAGCAATATTATCACGTCAACAAATATACGTCCAACCGTACTTTTTTCTTCCAGACTGTTGAACCGCAGCCTCAACGTTTGATCGGTCCGAATACTGATTCTGACGGTTTTTACAATTACAATGCAGGCGGAGAATACCATAGCGGAACAGAGAATAAATTTTCACTGTATGGTATTGATGAATGGAAAGTTACCGACAACTTTAATCTGAGCTATGGTTTACATTTGAGAAATCACATCATTGACGGAGAGTATTCTTTGACTCCAAGGACTATTGGTTTTAGTTTTACAGATCCGGGTCAGTTTAATCATATCAGTCAAAGTTTCTTCCAGATTGCAGGAAGTTTGAACGCAACTTACAACATTACCAAGAACTTCGGGGTTTTAGCCAACTTCCTGTACACAGAAGAAAACAGAAGACTGGAAAGTTATTCCCAGGCTTTTGAACCCAATACCAATAAAATTAAAAGCCCGTTGGGAGCATTTGGAGTTTTCTGGAATACCAACTGGATTCAGTTGATTTCCCAGGCTACCTATCTGAAGAAAAATAACAACCTTAACAGATATAATCTGGTAAATCCTGCAAATAGCTCTCAGGCGCAAACCACAACCGTTTATTATGATATTCAAACCCTGGGCTGGACCACGGATTTTGTTTTAAAACCATTCAAAGGATTCAATTTACATTACCTGGTTACTTTCCAGAATCCTGTGTATAAGAAATTTAATTTCAATGCATTCGGAAAAGATTATGACTATAACGACAACAATGTATTAGGCGTTGCTAAAGTTTTAATGGAAATCGATCCAAGTTATTCTATTGACAAGTGGAGATTCTGGGCGAGCTTCAGATATTTCTCCAAACAATACGCGAATCTTACCAATGCACTATATTTTGCACCGAGATGGGAAACTTTCGGGGGAGTAAGCTATACCGTAAACAAAAACATTAACATAGGTGCAACGGTGATCAACTTCCTGAACCAAAGAGGAGCCAGTGGAACCATCAATGGAGCTGAATTGATTACAGATGCAAGTCCGTATTACGGAAAACTGTTAACAGGAACGTACATTATGCCATTGACAGGTCAATTATCAGTAAACTTCAATTTCTAA